The following are encoded in a window of Candidatus Woesearchaeota archaeon genomic DNA:
- a CDS encoding radical SAM protein, translated as MKLLLIYPPFGTPGIVPYSISYLKSFVTDNIDTAKNEVKCIDLNAKFHRFKFIKYYFKIKTVQNDGDYSTVLSDFYKDSTKVYSDNNKLIRTNLSLSKVDLGAEIGVADERDDGDNGKNCEVEANSKSPEFFEQLLDLILKEKPDLVAFSIVYSSQCFYATALINKLNQLNIPCIVGGPSVNQNLKKIAPYLSNEVELLKLVKKINLAELNLTKIGLDEQGVDADRGGGDTAANDSCDCNNLNCETVSDYSDYDSKDYLSKHLIIPLKTCSTCYYRQCAFCTHYKDECYFEFKLDRIKKTIEKSKQKYFFFIDDMISPSRLIELAEMLTPLNVFWSCQLKPTKELIPILPKLYESGLRCVCWGIESGNQRILNLMKKGITTEIAEQVLLESKKVKIKNVVFIMFGFPTETESEFKDTISFLEKNSNNIDLISTSLFGLQQGSKVYNDPKEFSIGKIIETPRTLLDDKISFEINPEVVKNSDCMTSQRAKEMKDNYRKSINNLNKLPKIFNFFKEQIMFFD; from the coding sequence ATGAAATTATTGTTAATATATCCTCCATTTGGAACCCCTGGAATCGTACCATATTCTATATCTTATTTGAAGAGTTTTGTTACTGATAATATTGATACTGCCAAAAATGAGGTTAAATGCATTGATTTAAACGCTAAATTTCACAGATTTAAATTTATTAAATATTATTTTAAGATTAAAACTGTGCAAAATGATGGGGATTATTCCACTGTTCTTTCGGATTTTTATAAAGATTCAACAAAAGTCTATTCTGATAATAATAAGTTAATTAGAACAAATCTTTCACTTTCTAAGGTGGATTTGGGGGCTGAAATTGGTGTTGCTGATGAGCGTGATGATGGTGATAATGGAAAAAATTGCGAAGTTGAGGCAAACTCTAAATCTCCTGAGTTTTTTGAGCAACTATTGGATCTTATATTAAAAGAAAAACCCGATTTAGTTGCATTCAGCATTGTTTATAGTAGTCAATGTTTTTACGCAACAGCACTAATCAACAAATTGAATCAATTAAATATTCCTTGTATTGTGGGAGGACCATCAGTTAATCAAAATCTTAAAAAAATAGCTCCGTATCTTTCAAATGAAGTTGAATTATTAAAACTAGTAAAAAAAATTAATCTTGCTGAATTGAACTTGACTAAAATTGGTCTTGATGAACAAGGGGTTGATGCTGATCGTGGTGGTGGAGATACTGCTGCGAATGATAGTTGTGATTGTAACAATTTAAATTGTGAAACTGTTTCAGATTATTCAGATTATGATTCTAAAGATTATTTGTCAAAACATTTAATTATTCCACTAAAAACTTGCAGCACTTGTTATTACAGGCAATGTGCTTTTTGTACTCATTACAAGGATGAATGTTATTTTGAATTCAAGTTAGATAGAATAAAAAAAACAATTGAGAAATCTAAACAAAAATATTTCTTTTTTATTGATGATATGATTTCACCGTCAAGGTTAATAGAATTAGCAGAGATGTTAACTCCGTTGAATGTTTTTTGGTCTTGTCAATTAAAACCAACAAAAGAACTTATTCCGATTCTGCCAAAATTATATGAATCTGGTTTGCGGTGTGTTTGTTGGGGTATTGAATCTGGAAATCAAAGAATTCTTAACTTGATGAAAAAAGGAATTACAACTGAAATTGCAGAGCAAGTATTGTTGGAAAGTAAAAAAGTTAAAATCAAAAATGTTGTTTTTATTATGTTCGGGTTTCCAACTGAAACTGAGTCTGAGTTTAAAGATACAATTTCGTTTTTAGAAAAAAATTCAAATAATATTGATCTAATTTCAACAAGTTTATTTGGACTTCAACAAGGAAGTAAAGTTTATAATGATCCAAAAGAATTTAGTATTGGAAAAATAATTGAAACTCCAAGAACTTTGCTTGACGATAAAATATCTTTTGAAATAAATCCTGAAGTTGTTAAAAATTCTGATTGTATGACCTCGCAGCGTGCAAAAGAAATGAAAGATAATTATCGTAAATCAATTAATAATTTAAATAAACTTCCAAAAATTTTTAATTTTTTTAAAGAACAAATTATGTTTTTTGATTAA
- a CDS encoding DNA-directed RNA polymerase subunit H yields MAKKEAPKHVLIPKHKKLSEKEKKELLAKYNITVKELPSITSKDPAIRNMDLETGDVVKIERSSITAGNTVYYRSIID; encoded by the coding sequence ATGGCCAAAAAGGAAGCACCTAAACACGTTTTAATTCCTAAACACAAGAAGTTATCGGAAAAAGAAAAAAAAGAACTTCTTGCAAAGTACAACATTACTGTTAAAGAACTACCTTCTATAACTTCAAAAGATCCAGCAATAAGAAACATGGATCTAGAGACTGGAGATGTTGTAAAAATTGAAAGAAGCAGCATCACTGCAGGAAATACTGTATATTATAGAAGCATCATTGATTAG
- a CDS encoding DEAD/DEAH box helicase, whose amino-acid sequence MEFHGFTLDKFQEDAAESVKKNLSVVVSAPTGSGKTLIADYIIDRELKGTKRVIYTAPIKALSNQKFKDFTQQYGEDKIGLITGDIVINPQAQILIMTAEVYRNMAIINDPVLQNVSYCIMDEIHYINDEERGYVWEESIIFSSTQVRFLFLSATIPNAQEFADWVGKIKEHQVAVIMHDIRSVPLKIRFFDVDLGITTLDKIKEKAEEDKYPDYNSIHKRQHSRSPNFMHRRRIPPPKYQDLILDLKPLGLFPCIYFVFSRAKTQEYAFEICKKNDFLNRSEKKEMLSLISDFFNKLNKDLHSLRSTKELRNSLSNGVAFHHAGLLPEIKHIVESLFTKGLIKVLFATETFAVGINMPAKCICMDSLRKYTGTGFRFLTSKEFFQISGRAGRRGIDKEGLSVSMVYRPNADFRKIDSFTKKDLLPIKSQFKLSINTVLNMIDLHSNDEINKILRMNFFTFQELKGKDARSVNISIKARYNSIVKKLMNMGYVEIAHNLSDDEMIQLEGSKKSKLKLAKPTMRLTKLGKFASYIFANEIEISQIFEAEFPITFTPYTAILIIAALLFEEKRDTKFYKTFRTKELVKIESAFYNHPFFKKEKWHKNLENLTALIYPCFLGKRFVELLQYSNLPEGDIIRIFMQVLDRLEQIERASENSELKNVIYDSKSLIKNCLDGIHVF is encoded by the coding sequence ATGGAGTTTCATGGTTTTACATTAGATAAGTTTCAAGAAGATGCGGCAGAGTCTGTTAAAAAAAATCTGTCTGTAGTAGTTTCTGCTCCGACTGGATCTGGAAAAACATTAATTGCTGACTATATTATCGACCGAGAACTTAAAGGGACAAAAAGAGTTATTTATACTGCGCCAATAAAAGCATTATCTAATCAAAAATTTAAAGATTTTACTCAACAATATGGTGAAGATAAAATTGGTTTGATTACTGGCGATATTGTTATTAATCCTCAAGCTCAAATTTTGATTATGACTGCCGAAGTTTATCGTAATATGGCAATAATTAATGATCCTGTACTTCAAAATGTTTCTTATTGTATTATGGATGAAATTCATTATATTAATGATGAAGAAAGGGGCTATGTTTGGGAAGAATCAATTATTTTCTCATCAACACAAGTTAGGTTTCTTTTTCTTTCAGCAACAATTCCTAATGCGCAAGAATTTGCAGATTGGGTTGGAAAAATTAAAGAGCATCAAGTTGCAGTTATCATGCATGATATTCGGTCAGTTCCATTAAAAATTCGTTTTTTTGATGTGGATTTAGGAATTACTACTCTTGATAAAATTAAAGAAAAAGCAGAGGAAGATAAATATCCTGATTATAATTCTATTCATAAAAGACAGCACTCAAGATCGCCAAATTTTATGCACAGGCGAAGAATTCCTCCTCCCAAGTATCAAGATTTAATATTGGATCTTAAACCGTTAGGGTTGTTTCCTTGTATTTATTTTGTTTTTTCTCGTGCTAAAACTCAAGAATATGCATTTGAGATTTGCAAAAAAAATGATTTTTTGAATAGGTCTGAAAAAAAGGAAATGCTCTCGCTTATTAGTGATTTTTTTAATAAATTGAATAAAGATCTGCATTCATTAAGATCAACTAAAGAGTTAAGAAATTCTCTTTCAAATGGGGTTGCATTTCATCATGCAGGACTCCTTCCAGAAATTAAACATATTGTAGAATCATTATTTACTAAAGGATTAATTAAAGTTTTATTTGCAACAGAAACGTTTGCTGTTGGAATTAATATGCCTGCAAAATGTATTTGCATGGATTCGTTAAGAAAATATACTGGAACTGGGTTTAGATTTTTAACTTCAAAAGAATTTTTCCAAATATCTGGAAGGGCAGGACGACGTGGAATTGATAAAGAAGGATTATCTGTTTCTATGGTTTATAGGCCCAATGCTGATTTTAGAAAAATTGATTCATTCACAAAAAAAGATTTGCTCCCAATTAAATCTCAATTTAAACTTTCAATTAACACTGTGTTGAATATGATTGATCTTCACTCAAATGATGAAATTAATAAAATTCTTAGAATGAATTTTTTTACGTTTCAAGAACTTAAAGGCAAAGATGCAAGGTCTGTTAATATTTCTATTAAAGCAAGATATAATAGCATTGTTAAAAAACTTATGAATATGGGTTATGTTGAGATTGCTCACAATCTTTCAGATGATGAAATGATTCAGTTGGAAGGTTCTAAAAAATCTAAACTTAAACTCGCAAAACCTACTATGCGATTGACAAAACTTGGTAAGTTCGCATCTTATATTTTTGCAAATGAAATTGAAATTTCTCAAATTTTTGAAGCAGAGTTTCCAATAACGTTTACTCCTTATACTGCAATTCTTATAATTGCTGCATTGCTTTTTGAGGAGAAAAGGGACACTAAATTTTACAAAACATTTCGCACAAAAGAATTGGTAAAAATTGAATCTGCATTTTATAATCATCCTTTTTTTAAGAAAGAAAAATGGCATAAAAATTTAGAAAATCTAACTGCGTTAATTTATCCTTGTTTTTTGGGAAAACGGTTTGTTGAATTACTTCAGTATTCTAATCTTCCTGAAGGTGATATTATACGAATTTTCATGCAAGTTCTTGATCGTCTTGAACAAATTGAGAGAGCATCAGAAAATTCTGAGTTAAAGAATGTCATTTATGATTCTAAAAGTTTAATTAAGAATTGTTTGGATGGAATTCATGTTTTCTAA
- a CDS encoding DNA-directed RNA polymerase subunit B'' codes for MAQKKDDKKTILLKKYFEEHSLTDSNVASFNNFIDQELQKIVDANKIIEPTIIPHNVEEFKIKFDKIWVTKPEITEADGSKRKVYPVECRLRKISYSAPIYMEVSAHINGVQRESFVTQIGQLPIMLKSKYCHLSKASPEELIDKGEDPDDHGGYFIVNGTEKVIIGVEDLASNRLMIEKQKIGVSAYVGKIFSEGPSFKIPHTIEKLKDGIFYLTFTRVKRIPLIVIIKALGLTKDEDIMTFVSKDKNFDSLLVNLYEFVDIKTEDDALDYIAKKTGITQAKDIRIERMREILDKYLLSHIGVTARDRIPKSYNICKLLKKFILTTEGDIGLDDKDHYSNKRLKLAGDLLADLFTVNLKVLVNDLLYNFQRIVKRGKFPSIKVIIRDKLLTQRIYSSMATGSWVGGRKGISQRIQRHNFLDATSHLQRVVSPLSASQENFAARELHATHCGRLCAMETPEGTNIGLRKNLALLSKVSLAVPEEEMIKALKGMGLKTMS; via the coding sequence ATGGCTCAAAAGAAAGACGATAAAAAAACAATTCTTCTAAAAAAGTACTTTGAGGAACACAGCCTCACAGACTCAAATGTAGCATCATTCAACAATTTTATTGATCAAGAACTACAAAAAATTGTAGATGCTAACAAAATTATCGAACCTACAATAATCCCCCACAATGTAGAGGAATTTAAAATTAAATTCGATAAAATTTGGGTAACTAAACCAGAAATTACTGAAGCTGATGGAAGTAAACGAAAAGTATATCCTGTAGAATGTAGACTAAGAAAAATTAGTTACAGCGCACCAATATATATGGAAGTAAGCGCACACATCAATGGAGTACAAAGAGAAAGTTTTGTAACACAAATTGGACAATTACCAATCATGCTTAAATCAAAATATTGCCATTTAAGCAAAGCTAGTCCTGAAGAACTCATAGACAAAGGCGAAGATCCAGACGACCATGGAGGATACTTCATAGTAAATGGAACTGAAAAAGTAATCATCGGAGTTGAAGACTTAGCATCAAATCGATTAATGATTGAAAAACAAAAAATCGGAGTTAGTGCATATGTTGGAAAAATATTTTCAGAAGGACCTTCATTTAAAATTCCACACACAATTGAAAAACTTAAAGACGGAATTTTCTACTTAACATTTACTCGAGTTAAAAGAATTCCTTTAATTGTAATTATAAAAGCATTAGGACTTACAAAAGATGAAGACATAATGACATTCGTAAGTAAAGATAAAAACTTTGACAGCTTATTAGTAAATTTATACGAATTCGTCGACATAAAAACAGAAGATGATGCACTTGATTATATTGCAAAGAAAACAGGTATTACTCAAGCAAAAGATATTAGAATAGAAAGAATGAGAGAAATTCTTGACAAATACTTACTATCACACATAGGAGTTACTGCAAGAGATAGAATACCAAAATCCTACAATATTTGTAAATTGTTGAAAAAATTTATTTTAACAACTGAAGGTGACATCGGACTAGATGATAAAGATCATTATTCAAACAAAAGACTAAAACTTGCAGGAGATTTACTTGCAGATTTATTTACTGTAAATTTAAAAGTTTTAGTTAATGATTTGTTGTATAATTTTCAACGAATCGTAAAACGAGGAAAATTCCCTTCAATTAAAGTAATAATTAGAGACAAACTATTAACACAAAGAATCTATAGTTCAATGGCAACCGGTTCATGGGTTGGTGGAAGAAAAGGAATTAGTCAGAGAATTCAAAGACACAATTTCCTTGATGCAACATCTCACTTACAAAGAGTTGTATCACCATTATCCGCATCACAAGAAAATTTCGCAGCAAGAGAATTACACGCAACACACTGCGGAAGATTATGTGCTATGGAGACTCCGGAAGGTACAAACATTGGTCTTAGAAAAAATCTAGCATTATTATCCAAAGTATCACTAGCAGTTCCTGAAGAAGAAATGATTAAAGCGTTAAA
- a CDS encoding C1 family peptidase, translating into MDLSKGFSGIRSQGNLGSCASFAATAIIEYVINRSEGINSSRISPLFVYWHANYMTPCGLHSPYIKCVPHGAFASEIKTTLENEGSCDENLWYYPKRDSDLIDRPQPTPYAHHLTGKFAVRPNSQTTNILQEATKTYKKYIKSIKYGSRNINRWPSELKKGNPLWIGIGVDSQFLNCNYNTKILNHNPVGLGGHGHAIVVVGYDSEYVPDPINNPGQKYEAFKIRNSWDHTWGNNGYVWITKTTLEKYFKKYFSKHAGGPLIFNPKKTYKPIPGPSPPQPIPIPPKPAPVPPSKRKYTKRWWLFKDDSEYNLAVTNNWSPTELTNRGIGESLDSGEVEVNGNVSFEDAALKDLIKGKVIGLGACLNSDKTFWKWDRHEITEKDDPPKPIPKPDPKPVPPKPTPKPKPKPIPEPKPTPEPQPVPPEPEPKPTPEPEPKPTPEPEPEPKPVPPEPDKEIKCKVSGRVVLEGPDRRPKLSQYSGKRMYNSRHADFPKHRRYDVGVIAQIKGQLQVLARQEISHRAFNEKGRFEIEFNLKPEDLEPITKLPIEGVDLSNQPAGIVIYAYDPVEDQKYFHIANIATTPLGRGGEAVMGIKQRENPRSDTLHPEINFSGRPIVFNKDHTFEKHVIVPFFSWNKMDVKLTGRLVLDTPQNGDKYKTKTGEQIYADKNIEVYQGPVTLGVIGQIKGKIKRFGEVKTELVDGKFELNIPNMELLDLEPLTRLRKDPNMKWVDFEHDTNGLVVYAKINDPTEKGDDKTFYHVADFEHSLLGRGGEGISNGTNPRSDLLKKSLKYSGRPIHFYHKYNHEKNIIIPVHFKKAKTEGDSETSGDYLKLLQRFARIREEGPTPQRIAEVDASISKSMQDIAWDQITATNWNKMINVFLYGSEEPSTNQKSIFDKSKEFRINVSNCHSLQQNQTDFLNTVIEFAKLVAWKKGISADKLDEMQDPNTHEFYEALWDSEHGSEMIDERDQEKAYDYFFNDVIAKLSQIKNISDVTSQKEIWLAYFSAELCLNTLTKKHLKNLVNLQEVLKFYEKQFGDKIHKDGSLYKWLWNILTNYFNGHGHALVDRSAHVHYQEAEKELLNTITKGNSLFKMHKRFESSTIEQIKKVQALDQAIKHPEVIPTMPSIAANSNTQRAA; encoded by the coding sequence ATGGATTTATCTAAAGGATTTTCAGGAATTAGAAGTCAAGGAAATTTAGGTAGTTGCGCATCTTTTGCAGCAACAGCAATAATTGAATATGTGATTAACAGAAGTGAAGGAATCAATAGCTCAAGAATATCTCCTCTTTTTGTTTATTGGCATGCAAACTATATGACTCCCTGCGGATTACACTCACCTTACATAAAATGCGTCCCTCATGGAGCTTTTGCAAGTGAGATTAAAACCACACTAGAAAATGAGGGAAGTTGTGATGAAAACTTATGGTATTATCCTAAAAGAGACTCAGACTTAATAGACCGTCCACAACCAACCCCTTACGCACACCACTTAACAGGCAAATTTGCAGTTAGACCAAATTCTCAAACCACTAATATCCTTCAAGAAGCGACAAAAACTTATAAAAAATATATTAAATCAATTAAATACGGCTCAAGAAATATTAACCGTTGGCCTTCAGAATTAAAAAAAGGAAATCCCTTATGGATCGGCATAGGTGTTGATTCTCAATTCTTAAATTGTAATTACAATACAAAAATATTAAATCACAACCCAGTAGGATTGGGCGGGCATGGACATGCGATAGTTGTTGTAGGTTATGATTCGGAATACGTGCCAGATCCAATAAACAACCCAGGACAAAAATATGAAGCTTTTAAAATAAGAAATAGTTGGGATCATACTTGGGGTAATAATGGATATGTTTGGATTACTAAAACAACTTTAGAAAAATATTTTAAAAAATATTTTAGTAAACATGCAGGAGGTCCTTTGATTTTTAATCCTAAAAAAACATATAAACCAATTCCAGGACCGAGTCCGCCACAACCAATACCAATTCCACCAAAACCTGCACCAGTTCCACCAAGTAAACGAAAGTATACAAAACGATGGTGGTTGTTTAAGGATGATTCAGAATATAATTTAGCAGTTACTAATAATTGGAGTCCAACAGAACTCACTAACAGAGGCATAGGCGAATCTCTTGATTCCGGCGAAGTAGAAGTTAATGGCAATGTAAGTTTTGAAGACGCTGCATTAAAAGATCTCATAAAAGGAAAAGTAATTGGACTTGGTGCATGCTTAAATTCTGATAAGACATTTTGGAAATGGGACCGACATGAAATTACTGAGAAAGATGATCCTCCAAAACCAATACCTAAACCAGATCCAAAACCCGTCCCGCCTAAACCCACTCCTAAGCCCAAACCAAAACCTATTCCTGAACCAAAACCCACTCCAGAACCTCAACCAGTTCCACCAGAACCTGAACCAAAACCCACTCCAGAACCTGAACCAAAACCCACTCCAGAACCTGAGCCAGAACCAAAACCAGTTCCCCCAGAACCAGACAAAGAGATCAAATGTAAGGTTAGTGGAAGAGTTGTACTAGAAGGACCTGACAGACGTCCAAAACTTTCTCAATACTCAGGAAAAAGAATGTATAATAGTCGACATGCAGATTTTCCAAAACATAGAAGATATGATGTAGGAGTAATTGCGCAAATAAAAGGACAATTACAAGTTCTTGCAAGACAAGAAATAAGTCATAGAGCATTTAACGAAAAAGGACGATTTGAAATTGAATTTAATTTAAAACCTGAAGATCTCGAACCAATAACAAAATTGCCAATAGAAGGAGTTGATTTAAGTAATCAACCTGCAGGAATAGTCATATACGCATATGATCCTGTAGAAGATCAAAAATATTTCCACATAGCAAATATTGCCACAACACCTCTTGGACGTGGAGGAGAAGCAGTAATGGGAATTAAACAACGAGAAAATCCTCGAAGTGATACCCTACATCCCGAAATTAATTTCTCAGGAAGACCAATTGTATTTAATAAAGATCACACTTTTGAAAAACATGTAATAGTTCCATTTTTTAGTTGGAACAAAATGGATGTTAAACTTACTGGACGACTAGTACTTGACACTCCTCAAAATGGAGATAAATATAAAACTAAAACTGGAGAACAAATTTATGCGGATAAAAATATTGAAGTTTATCAAGGTCCAGTTACCCTCGGAGTTATAGGTCAAATCAAAGGAAAAATTAAGAGATTTGGCGAAGTTAAAACTGAACTTGTTGATGGAAAATTTGAACTTAATATTCCAAACATGGAACTTTTAGACCTCGAACCATTAACACGTTTAAGAAAAGATCCAAATATGAAATGGGTTGATTTTGAACATGACACTAATGGACTTGTAGTTTACGCAAAAATTAATGATCCGACTGAAAAAGGTGATGATAAAACATTTTATCACGTAGCAGACTTTGAACATTCATTACTCGGACGAGGTGGAGAAGGAATTTCAAATGGAACGAATCCTCGATCTGACTTACTAAAAAAATCACTCAAATACTCAGGAAGACCAATACATTTCTACCATAAATACAATCATGAAAAAAATATTATAATTCCCGTTCATTTCAAAAAAGCAAAAACTGAAGGAGATAGCGAAACTTCCGGCGATTACCTAAAACTGTTGCAAAGATTTGCACGTATCCGAGAAGAAGGCCCAACACCTCAAAGAATTGCAGAAGTGGATGCATCAATTTCAAAATCAATGCAAGATATTGCCTGGGACCAAATAACTGCTACAAACTGGAATAAAATGATCAATGTATTTTTGTATGGATCAGAAGAACCAAGTACCAACCAAAAATCAATTTTTGATAAAAGTAAAGAATTTAGAATTAATGTTTCCAATTGTCACTCATTACAACAAAATCAGACTGACTTCTTAAACACAGTTATTGAATTTGCTAAACTTGTTGCATGGAAAAAAGGAATTTCTGCAGACAAATTAGATGAAATGCAAGATCCAAATACACATGAATTTTATGAAGCACTATGGGACTCCGAACACGGATCTGAAATGATTGACGAACGGGATCAAGAAAAAGCATATGATTATTTTTTCAATGATGTAATAGCAAAACTTAGTCAAATTAAAAACATTTCAGATGTAACTTCTCAAAAAGAAATATGGCTAGCATACTTTAGCGCAGAACTTTGTTTGAATACACTCACAAAAAAACATTTGAAAAATTTAGTTAATTTACAAGAAGTGTTAAAATTTTATGAAAAACAATTTGGCGATAAAATTCATAAAGATGGTTCATTGTATAAATGGTTATGGAATATATTAACAAATTATTTTAATGGTCATGGCCATGCGCTCGTCGATAGAAGTGCACACGTACACTATCAAGAAGCAGAAAAAGAATTACTAAATACGATTACTAAAGGAAATAGTTTATTTAAAATGCACAAACGATTTGAAAGTTCAACCATTGAACAAATTAAAAAAGTCCAGGCACTTGATCAAGCAATAAAACATCCAGAAGTAATTCCAACAATGCCCTCAATTGCTGCAAATAGTAATACTCAAAGAGCTGCATAG